The Oenanthe melanoleuca isolate GR-GAL-2019-014 chromosome 1, OMel1.0, whole genome shotgun sequence genome segment TAGCAGCAGTTTTACTTAATATTGAAGTAATTTTAGTTGGCAGCTGACTTATGTAGCCTGATACTAAAATTGTTCTCAACTGTATTTTTATCTGCTTCTGAAGCATAAAGCAGTATAATAGCAtcttacttattttttttctggagtaaTAGATGAAAAAAATACCACAGTATCACATCTCAAaatcttttttgcttttattccatTTAATGCTTAATATCTggtaaaatacaataaataattttcagtctAGGACAATTAGATGTTATGCTTAATAATAAAATGTTCAGAGAggatgtaaaaataaattagtatcTTACCATTTAACTTCAGACATTGAGACAAAGCAGGTCTCAGTTTTAGACAACTGAGAAATTTTCAGCCATGAAAGATAAATTTACATATTCTGCCCTTTCATAAACACACATCTATGGTTGAAACcaacagaaaacacacacacacacacacacacacacacacacacacacacacacacacaccacacacatcTGCCTTAGAAGGCAGAATTTGGCCTAGATCTTACAAAATTGGTACCTTGCAATTGACATTCAtgtgtgtttaattttttaacaaataaaactGCAGAATGTTCCTGTATCTTATATTTCCCAAATCCTGTTACTGCAACTTATATGAAACATTAGCATATAAAAAGTCAGCACTGTAcaaccactttttttttgtccaaaagTCAGTATCAGAACAGTAAAAACCAGCTAATTAATTAAAACCAGATTTATTGTTAATGTGCTGATTTTTGCGTTAGCTGTGTCCTGTTTTAAGCGCAAGGAATCTATTAAAACATAAAAGGCAAAAGTGGCTCAGAAAATGACAAACTCTGCAAAAACATACTTGTAGTTTTACTAACACTTATCTGGCACTATGGTTAATTGAAAACCAACATAAACACCATGAGGTACAGATACCACTGGACATTCCTCACAACTGTGCAAACTGTGGGCCTCATCCTGCAAACACCACTGGCTCCAGAGCTTTGGCCCAGGGCTGGTCCCACTGAGTCTGATTGTAACAtactgcagcagcccctgcccctgccattTGTAGGAAGGGGTCCTGTGGACCCTCAAGTCATGCACCAAATACATGTACAGAGCCTCAGATTTCAAACTGCTacaaatttccatttcatttctttAGACTCAAAAAGATGACACAGCCTCCTTAAAGTCTTTTATAAATATTCCCTTAAAATTGTTAAAAGGGTCTTCTATTTCAAGGTAaatctaataaaatatttgaactgCTTTTAAATTAAGCGAAGAGTGCTTGAGCTGCTTTTTGTAAAAAAGCAACAATATTCATTTGCTGTAAGATGTTTTATATATCTCCAGTCACTCTTCcctttattttacagaaaataagagGCAGAgctattattattttgttgaTGCAATTGCCTGTGGAGGtgtgaaatggatttttttgtgatgATGCCGAATCTTAAATTCATTCCTTTTCACAAGCCTTTTCCCCCAGAttgttttattctgcttcttCAGTCTTTTCAGAACTAGCTCCAGTTGAATTATCTGCCTCATACTTTTTATCAAGAGCATCTTCAAAGGATTTCCCACTGCAGTCATAGGTTTTACTTGTAGGTCCCATATGGGTTCGGATGCGAGCTCCTGGCTGGTACAACTGCATGGCTGGACGATCCTAGAAGAAAGGAGATAATGGTTAACACTCTGAGAAACCCATGTGGGACACATATGTGGAATTTCAAAGTTTTGAATCTTTACAAAGAAAGTAGATATTGTGTTAAATTACTTTACAGTTCATaagaaccaggaaaaaaaataggatgtAATGAAAATTGACTGGGTATTCAATATCTAGTATCCAATATGTGTTGTTTGTAACACTATTCTTGGGAGCCAAACATtttgaataaatgaaaaatgctgtaaaaattaAAGATCCTATGATACATTTGAAATAAACAAGAAGAAATATTGCAGAAAATTATCAAACATGGTATTAcaagtaaaacaaaagaaatgttgcTACCTTCACTAATATCAGCTAAGAACAACAATTGCCTGTGTGCTTGCAACTCTGCAGATGAATGTCAAATATTACATATAAGCATAAAAATCCAAGACAGACCAGCAGGTAACAGCCAGAAAATTATCCTCAACTGATCATTAATCATTACCCAATCATTACCAGAGTTTAAACATGCAATGCACATTTGAATTATACAgatcaaaataaaattgcagtTATTGCTCCACTTCATCTTGCCTTCCATACTGAGTATGAGAGCAGGGGAATTCATCCACCGATAATAAATAAAGTAAGTACAATTTGAGCATGTGCAGGCTCTGTGAGCCACCCAATCATAGACATGCTGCTCTGATCCTGAGAAAATGGAAGAAGGAGCCAGTTTACACAGAAAAGACACCTCAAGCCTGCAAATGGTGATGCTCTGGAGCTCTTCATAGCActctttatttttgaaattttattagTAAAACACACCAGTTAGAAACTCTGCTTAAGAAGTCTTTTCCTGGTAAGGGTATTTTACTTTCATATAATGTTATGAAGCAACCAAAAGCTCACTGAGCTTTTTGATCAATCTTTTGTTAAGCTTAGCAGACAGTCGCCTACTTAAAGACAGTGGCAGTGCACTGAAATTGTCCTACATCAAACTATACCAATTTTCAATTGCCTTCATAATTTGAAGTAATTCtggatttttgttcttttattcttttttcttattctcagtatgcatttcctcttttctttttcctccataCTTTTTGACCCActtgtctttttttcattcactttttttctccttctctttagACCAGATGTCAAGATTTGCTACTGAGCCTTATGACTAGATCATTCTATGAAATGCCTAACACACCTTTCTATATCCCAAATAGCTGCATAAAAGTAGATCCTCTGACAAGTAGACAGTTTATTAGAAAGTTTATGAAAAGGGTCCAAATGACTTTTCCTACCACAGCCTCTCTAGCCTGTAGTTTGCATAAAAGCTATCACGTTACTTACACtggaaattttccattttctaatTAATTCCCACAAACTTCAGAAAGAGGTTCCATCTCTGACTAAAAATTTGTGTTGGCATTGTCAACATTATACCTAAGTTGTAAAACTGAGCCAGTTCCAAGGTTGGAGATTAATTTAACAGATTTCAAGAAAAGCATGGCAAgagtgagaagaaaaatattttttcccatcttcCTGTTACTGAACTAGCCATTTTTCTGACTGTTATAGAGAAAAATGTAGAGCCACCAATGAGGAAAGTGGCTAATGTGTAACTGCAGATAAATCTTAGCCATCCTGCCCAGCTGACTTCTGCAAAAAAATTCCTTGGGCACATCAGGCTTTCTATGTTTGCACAAGATGACTTCCTTGACATGCACAGTGAGTCCACCTGAACTTGTTCCCTGCACACTCCATGCAGACTCACTCTGCATGTGACCAGTCAGCCTTAGCCCACAGTACAGATCAGGCACTTGCTTTGAAAGAAGAGTTTCATATGAAGAATAAATTCTATGTTAACAGTGTTTTGCTCATCTTTTGTGGAAAATCTAGGATCAcgacagagagagggagagagagagagagaactggGCTGACAAGGAGCCACATCCTGAAAAGACTCAGAAAAGACATCTGTAAAATCAGCCAGCCTGAGAAAAACAATACCCATATCTCTGGGAGACAATAAGGGACAGCTCTACTACACACCCTGATACAGGCCCAGCTCACATTGGTTTTGCATCTGCTCTTTTCCTGACAACAGCTATGAAGATAAATTTATCCTGATGAAATGGCAGCCTTTTCATACTGGCAGGTATGCAATACTGAAGAATCCATACATTTATGCTCTCTGAATTAGATATTTATTTAAGTCTTTATTGTTGCTCTATCAAGCAATGCCTGACAAATCcataatataattattttatgagAGTAATGGaggtacatttttaaaagactaACATGCCACAGTTTTTTCATTACAGATCAGAAGTGTAACGATTTTAATACACTTATAAAATGTAAGGCTTCCAAGAATAGTATTCTTAAAATGACAGGGTTGAAATGAAGACAGAAAGTCTTCTATATATTGTAAATATGAATGAGCCTGTAGCCTTATTTTAATTGATGTGTCCTTTGACAACAACCCAGAAAGAAATCTCAGTTTTACTGAAAATGAGATAAAGAATTCTTTTGAAAAAGCATCTTTATGCTGAATTCGCAGAAGTTAAAACCTGTGATCTTGAATCACATTTAACTAATGAAAGATTATCCTAAATGAATAAAAGAACCTTATTTCTTATGCGCTCCTTTTTGGATGCCATGTCATCACACTTGTCCTCTTTACCCAGTTTGTCTACTGCCTCCACAGTGAAGCTGTAGTTGTAgttccctttctttcctctgtctTGGTTGTATCCTTTCCCCCATTTCAGCTCTTCTTCATTCCTTCTCATAAACTTGTCAAACTCATAGTGAGTTCTATGCTTTCTGCCATCATCCAATCGATACCTTTGTCTTTCAGGTTCTTTTTCTCGAAATCTTCTCTCCAAATCTCTTTGCTCTTTGTCACTATCATTTTGTGACCTATGAGTAtgtataaaaagaaagaaaatccaagCAATTAACAGTAAAAAAGGAGCTACAGAAAGATACAAGTCAAAGCCTTCCTTTGACTTCAGAAGTATGTAGATAAGTAATACGGCAAGGCTGTTTTCTTCTCATTACAAAGGGGTTTTATGCTGAATGTTTCACCCATGTATGTCCAGCCCTTGACCATGCATTCAGTTCAGAATGGCAGAGAAAGCTTTACCAAGCTTTTGTGCAACTGTTGTGGAAGGCCCATTCTTCACCTTTTATCCCTCTTTGAAATCCTATCAATAGTTCCCCAATACCCTCCACATAAACACATACTGCACTATTAGCTCTTGTAGCCTGCTGTTGAGGTGAGTCATGCATGCAAGTATTCCCTTGAACAGGAACATTCAGGATCTGAAGGAATTGTGCAGGTATCATGTATCAACTTGTAAATTATTTACTGACATCATAACTTGAAAAAGacatttgtgaaaataaatacatatgtTCCAGGCTTTTATTTATTGTGTCTCCAAGTAACCTAGCCTGCCTTTGTACATTTCATTTTGGCAAAGGCCATTACCTTACCACAACATGATACTTAATTTCTGCTATGCTGTAAATGGTTTATATTATTAAGACCACTGGCAACATTTTGCTGCCTGTCTAATAAAATTCTCAGCTCTCTTATTCACTTCATTGTTCCAGTTcagcaaatgcatttttccctCATATGGCCAAACTGCAAATAATGAAGAAAGATTACAAAATAGATTGAACTTCAACAAGAACAAAGACAGGCAGTTTCTTTTTATTACATATGcataaatacttaaaattaaaatagcaagtTACTTTTGATAATCTGCTCATTGATAATCTGGGATAATCTGGATAATTTGGGAAAATGCAGATAGAATCAGAGAGAATGGAGATGTTTTTTAATGGTGTAGTGATTAAATAGTGATATGCTTCTCatttagaattatttaatacaaataaaagtGTATCTCTATATataacttttttccccatgtaacagaaatgtgaaaattgtTAGCATCTGTCATGAACTTGGGCATTAGTGAGGCTGTCAAAAGAGGGTCCCCATCTCAGGAAGAGCTGAAAGTCAGAGCAGAACCTGAATGAGAGTAGGTTATTTAGCATTTTTCAAGACTGAGCTTGTGTCAGCATAACACATTCACCAAGTGGAAGCAACATCCCAGCTGTCACAGACACCTGATCCAACCGCAATTACACAGATCGTGTACCTGTAGCATGGatacatttatataaaatactATGTTAGTTCCCAAGGGGTATGAGGCTGTAAGTTGCTTTGTTTCACGTTTAATATGCTATTCCAGAACCTAACTCCAAGTCCTAGCAAGGCACAGGGCATAACCTTCCAAAAAGCCAAAAAGACCCTCTGAACTTGTAATACTGCCTGGTACTTGTCTCTCCCCTTGTCTGTTACTGCTGGGGAGGAAGTGCTGCGTCTAAAGGCAGGCAGATAACAGGGATACAAACTCCTGTTCAAAGAGTGGTTAAAGTAGATTCCTAAAATTCAGTCACAGTGAACAGGCAGGCAAGAGTGGAAATGGCAGAATAAGCAATTTCAGAGCATAGGTAGAAGACAAAGTTACATGGTCAGGGAAACTAGAAATGAATGGAAGTAAAGGGAATGGAAGCACATTTCTGTTTGATGTAGTTACATTTGACCACGTAACTTACGCACTAGATTTTGATTTGTGGCAGGAAGCTATTGTTACTAAGCCTTTGACATGGTTTCAAACAGGCAATTCAATCTCCTGAATGTAGAGTCAGCAGTTACAGCTTACTACCAATTTCTGAGTCAGTGACAAAGTAGTTTCAACTTCAAATCTCAATCCAGCTGAAATAGCTCATAGCTTGCTACCTACCCACTAAAAGTCAAGATGAAATCAGCACTTGGAAACACAAGGTAATGCTTACTGCACCGGTGCAGACAAACAGATTCTGTTTTACATGAGCAAAATGTACATTAATGCCTTATAAAACTTACAGGATCAATAGCAAACAAATTTACATGGCACTACCAAAAATTTAATCCATAAAAAGTCAGGGAAGTAGTGGGGTCAGCATCTCTGGAGGTGCTTAAAAGACATGTAGATATGGCACTTAAAGACACAGTTTATAGTGGCAGTTTGGCAGTGTGGGGTTAGCAGTTGGACTCGATGTTCTtaaaggtccattccaacctgAAAGGTTCTATGAGTAGCAAACAATTTGCCCCTGCAAGTGTTTCTGTAGAGCctgctctgtttcctttcttgAAGACCATCAACAAAAAAGTTactgaatattttcaatttcaatttcagcAGGACATGGAAGTTTTCAGGAACATTCAGaacatacatatttttcttaGTTATCTATCTTATATATCTTATGGGTAAATCCTGCTTGCGATGGGACTCACGTGCCAAAGGACAAGAATGAGAAACAACTGCTGGAAACACTTGTAACATGAGGCATTTCCAGACTACAGCAGTAATAGAACTGAGCTTTACCTCTTGTTCCTACCATTGCAAATGTAACACAAAAGGCAGTGGGAGATAGAAATAGCCTACCGCATGTATGTATCATAAGGCTTTCATTCAATCCTTCACTATTTTGTCATTGTTCCACTTACCTAACACATTTACGTGTTTATTGCAGCTAGCCCATGTGTGAAGGAAAAGTATGGCATTGTGGTCAATTTAGTCTTTGACGTGTAATAGAAGGACAGCCTTACCTGAGCTCTTGATGGGGAACAGGtgaaataacaacaaaatgACTTGAATGACTTGAATTTTCATGCAGAAATCCTTCCAATCTGCGATTTCATAGCATTTCACCAATAACAAATTGCATCCACTAATACTGCCACCAGGTGAGTAAATTGTTACAAAACACCTTTTACCAAAACAACAGGAAGAGATTTGTACACAACAGAATGAAATTGGTTCTTTGGTGACAGAACATCTTGTCAATGCACCACTTATATTTAAGGCTTGCAATGAAAGCATTTAAGACCTAAATTAAAGACTAAAAGATAAATATTATTTACCTTTCCTTAAGTTCTTTCAGTGAACTCTCCAAAGATTTGGATTTTATGCTCCCAGATCCAGGTGATTTATCCCATTTGTTTTCCTCAATGTCAGCttcttcacctttttctttgtgcttttcaCTGACCAGCTCATCTCCTTTTTCAGGCTTCTTGAGAAGCTAAGAGATATTTGTTCATATTATGATGCAAAATTATTCTTCTCTACTGTACAGACATTTTAACAAGTACTAAATACATCAGTAACCTGCTAAGATTGGAGATATCTTATTTATATGCTACGAATGTATTTTACAAAGTATgaaatttaaagttattttaaaagggCAGTTTACATTTGCTAAGGAGTGACAGTCATTAACAGGCATTCAATTGCACACTTTCAAATACGCTGAGAACACTGGAAAAAGCACTTACCTATTCTTCTCAGAGCACTTACCTACTCTTCTTTTCTGAGttagaaatataaatacattattatGGTCTATGGTTTCTTAGAAATCATGTAACAGAGCTCAATGTCATTGCCTATAAAATAAGAAGCAGAACCTCTACAATACTACAAAGAAAGCAGGATTAATACTTCACTCCTtcaaatattatatataaaatgtgtGTCACACATGAACTACTTGGGATAGATAGGCAAGTAAAAGTAGATGCTTAGTACATCCTGACACAAACACAGATGAGGAAAACCTTGTGATATTAGCAGAAAATAAGTCATTACATTTTTACCTTGAAGATTAGGATTTTCAAGAAGTCTGTTCCTTTCATAGCAACCCACACAGGGTTTCAGCAGTGTATAGTATTAAAGCCATAATCTTTACAGAAGAACCAACTGTCTCAAATTATTACCCTAACATATCAGTTCTAGGCAGAACATCTCAGTCTTTCCATTCCAccatttcatttctgaaatgaGCACAGGTTATTCTTCTCCAATAATAAAACTTCTATAATGTTTCTCTCAGGTAATATtatccttttctttcagaaacagaaacagctttCAGGATCATATCACCACAGATATATCATAAACACTGGGGTTCTTTTGACAAGTAATTTTAGATAATATATTTTAAGGATTAAGTCCATTTTCTTATGAACttctagtaatttttttatGCCCAGATATAAAAACATGTAATTCAGCTTCAGAATTTACTATTTTTATACCTTAAGGTGAAGAAAACTCTTTTCCAAGAAGAAATGAGGAAAGATGTCCACAGTTCCGTGGCTTATCATCACCACTAAATCTGAGTCAAGTCTGTGTGTTCTTGCTTTATACTACAGATTCTTATACCAAATAAAAAGCCTTTCCAATAACAGAAAATTTGGTTCAGATGAACTGTTTTATCTATTTCATCTTATGCAAATAAGATGGTTTTATATGGTCTGACTTCATAGTACAAGTTACACACGCCTAAGTGATGTCATTAAAATCCATTTAGATTATTGAAAGGCAGTGCAACCTGAAATTAGCGAGACTTTGCTATAACTTGGCTAAAGCATACACTTAAAATACATTAGTTCTGAGCATAACCATAAATATGTGTCTCTGCACACATGGCCATATGAAAATTTGAATGACAGAAAGTGTTAAAGCTATgtttcacagaaacacagaatcacagaatattctgagttagAAGAggcccacaaggatcatcaagtccaactcttaaaTTAATGTCCCATATGGGGATCAAACTGACAATGATCTTCCAACAGGCTGGCACAGAACAATTTGATTCTGTCAGGTAATGCTGGCACAGAGTGCAGCAGAATTGTATGAAGATAACTGAGTTACCTGCACCAGCACATCATGGTAGGTAAGGCTATCAGTCATACTTTTAAACAACACTTTGTCAAAGCCctgcattattttctcttccagtcAAAACTGGTTTGGTGTCTCCACACTGTGCTATTGTCCAATAAATAAACATTGAGATACCAAAGAACTTCTGGATAACTTCAAAAGAAGCATAACTGTTTTTTCATTGATCTCAGTTACCTTGAtccttatttctttttcagaaatcttcttttgcttctccacttcttttcttttacgtctttcttcttctctgcgcttccttttctcttcctcccgCAAACGCTTCTTCTCCAATTCTCTCCGCCTTCgttcttctctcttctcttctcgTATTCTCTGAAGAGTTCAAGAATAATTAATTGTAACTTGTCCAACAGAAAACCATATGAAACATAAATGTGGAACTTCAGGCAAAAGTCTGAACGTACCtgcttttctaattttctatttttaatatattccaAAAGGGGTGTTGTTCTTCTAgctaaaacacaaaaaatttgTGATATAGTGTTCAACTCCTAAAATGTACTCATTTCTTTACTGTAGTATTAACCTCCTTTTTCTAGCTTTATCTAAAAGGGAGCTAAATCATAGATTAACTATTTGTTTCATGTATTTTTGAAGCCATTCCCATTATTCTGCTTTAGAAACACTTCATTGCTTCAACAAAAGTATGTTGCTTGATTATTTGATGTTTAATTAAAGATCATATCCTTTAAGTTCAAGAGAATGGCTTTTCTCTCTTGCTCATTGAAAGGTTatttcaacagaaaaagaaatgtgttcaGAATCTATTCCTACTTTTTACTTTTGTACATCTATATTGTTGTTCATACATAGCCTACATTACTGTAAACTCACATAGCACTTTTCAATCCCAGTTTTCAATGTACATCAtgaaggaaacattttcagtCTCATATAACATTTTCATTTACCTGACA includes the following:
- the UPF3A gene encoding regulator of nonsense transcripts 3A isoform X1, which produces MRRSRPGPPGSPARSRQPCGRSVLARFPPGCGRGGSERSEREAGPGPGRRLHTRLMDAPPLQESPRRDTDAPPNPPPPPSPPSALPPPLHPAPGKQREEKKTALSKVVIRRLPPCLTKEQLEEQLHPLPAHDYFEFCTADPSLYPHLYSRAYINFRNPEDILLFRDRFDGYVFIDNKGLEYPAVVEFAPFQKISKKKLKKKDAKAGSIEDDPEYRKFLENYCTDEDKICANPEILLGEIEAKTRELIARRTTPLLEYIKNRKLEKQRIREEKREERRRRELEKKRLREEEKRKRREEERRKRKEVEKQKKISEKEIRIKLLKKPEKGDELVSEKHKEKGEEADIEENKWDKSPGSGSIKSKSLESSLKELKERSQNDSDKEQRDLERRFREKEPERQRYRLDDGRKHRTHYEFDKFMRRNEEELKWGKGYNQDRGKKGNYNYSFTVEAVDKLGKEDKCDDMASKKERIRNKDRPAMQLYQPGARIRTHMGPTSKTYDCSGKSFEDALDKKYEADNSTGASSEKTEEAE
- the UPF3A gene encoding regulator of nonsense transcripts 3A isoform X4, with protein sequence MIILSFALLIPGLEYPAVVEFAPFQKISKKKLKKKDAKAGSIEDDPEYRKFLENYCTDEDKICANPEILLGEIEAKTRELIARRTTPLLEYIKNRKLEKQRIREEKREERRRRELEKKRLREEEKRKRREEERRKRKEVEKQKKISEKEIRIKLLKKPEKGDELVSEKHKEKGEEADIEENKWDKSPGSGSIKSKSLESSLKELKERSQNDSDKEQRDLERRFREKEPERQRYRLDDGRKHRTHYEFDKFMRRNEEELKWGKGYNQDRGKKGNYNYSFTVEAVDKLGKEDKCDDMASKKERIRNKDRPAMQLYQPGARIRTHMGPTSKTYDCSGKSFEDALDKKYEADNSTGASSEKTEEAE